DNA sequence from the uncultured Ilyobacter sp. genome:
TCATTAGCCAGTGAAGTTCAAAAGTCTGATCTTGTAAAAAAATATACCGGGGTGATAGATAGCAGAATTTTGGACAGGGAAAGAATAAATTCAGCAGAGGGACTTGCAAAAATAGAGTTAATGGAAAGGGAGATATCAAGGGGTAGCGGTGAGTATACAGAAGAATTTATCGAAGAACTGGAGTCCTTGTACATTAAGAAGGAAGCGGCAGAAAAACTAGAAAGCCTTGAAAACAGGGAACCCTACGCAGTCTACCTGATACAAAATGATCTGGTGGTTCCAGTGGAGTATAGGGGTGCTGCTGCGAGGTATCTCTATCGTGTGGAAGAACTAGATGCCCTCTATCCCTTCAGAAAATATATAGGTAAAACTGAACTAAAAGAGCTTTCTGAAGATAGTCCTAGATATAAAGAGGAGTATGCTAGAAGATATCCTTTAGAAGATGAAAATATAGACCTTTCTAAGGAGAGCTATATCTATTTTTCAGAAAATCCGGCTCTAAAGGAATCAAGGGTGAAAGAGATCGAAAACAAAACAATAATGGAGCCTCACGAGATGTACTATGCAGCCTTGTATTACAAGCAAAAGAAAGATTATGTAAAAAGTTACAGGTTAAGTGATGCCTTGAATCAAAGATATAGTTTTTCAGAAAAGATAGTAGAAATACACCGAGATAATATTCAAAAATTAAAAAAAATGGGTTCAAAAAATTAAGGATGGCTTTGCCATCCTTTTAGTTTAAACTGATTTTATAAACTGCTTTTTCCTTATCAAGAGAGATCTTTTTTTTTTGACTTTTGTGACTTAGGTTTATTTCTAGAAAGGGAGTGTTATAAGAGATTATGCCATTTGAATCTGATGAAACTTTTTTGCCATCAAGGATAAAAATGGAATTTTTTACAGGTGTATCAGAAGCATCTGTTATCTCTAAAATCACCTGTCTAGACCCGTGATTCATTATTATATTAAAATTACTTATTTCTTCTTTTAAAGTCATCTCGGGAGATTCATAAGGTTTAAAATCTGCTATCTTTACAGAGACCTTGAAGGTAGCCGTGGCTGGGATGTCTAAAAATTCAAAATATCCATTTTCTCCTGATAGGGTGGAGGCGATTCTTTTTCCTCTAGGAGTTATGAGATCGATTTTTTCGCCTTTAATTGGCTTTACGCCATCAGAGAGAATCCCACTTATTTTATAAAGTTTTCTTTTTAACTGGATTTCCAAGTTTGAAATGGTGGAGAATTTTTCCACTCTTCTAACTAAACCATGGGAGAAGAACCCCTCTTTGTTTACTCTTATCATTACAAGTCCTGGGTCTGCAGTTCCTCTGAATCTACCGAAGCTGTCGGTGAAGGATTTTTTTTCTTCGTCACCGCTTTTTATTACTATCTCAGCATCAGTTACAGGTGAATTTTTGTCATCGATTATACGTCCCTCTATAAAACTAGGGGCCTCCTCTAGCTCAAGATTCAAGGTGAATTTTTTATCCTCATCGGTGAAATCATATATAAGCTGATTTTCCTCCTTGAGAAAATATCCGAATTTTTTTATGGAAAGCTTGTATTTTTTTGATGGGATGTTACCGGAAAACTTACCTGAAAAATCACTTGTGAGGGTATAGCTGTTGTTTTTTACATCGGTAAATACAATATCTGCTCCCCCGAGATACATGTCTTCTATTCTTAAAACTCCCTCAACAGACACCTCTATAGGTTTCACATAAAAGTTCAGATACTCACCGTACCTTTCATTTATAGGGAACCTCTGGATTTTGACTATAGTCTTATCTAGCTCTTTTACAACGATATCATACTGTCCGAAATCGAGGTTTATTTTTTTCAGGAGGGAATCTGAATCTACTGTTTTTACAAGCTTACCCTCCTTATAAAAAAGAATAGAGATATCATTTAGTATATGACTTGTATCAGGAGCTTCCTTGTGAAAATATATCTGGTTTTTACTGCTTTTTCTAACAGAGATAAAAAAATCCCCTGATTTTTTAGGGAGGTTGATATTATAACTTTGATATTCCCGTGAGATGGAGATAACCCTTTCAACTGGGAAGTAGGACGGAGAAAAAAACTGAAATTTGTAATTTCCAGGTTTCAAATCTAAAAGAGCCCTGCCGTCAGTAAAGTTCATCCCGTTTTTTGACTGATCTGACATATCTGTGAATTCTATATATCCTCTGGGGGTGTTAAAATAAAAAGACGCAGTTCCATCCTTTTTATCCTCTGCCCAAAGAACCGTTGAAAAAAGGAAAATAAATATTATTGCGAAAATTTTTTTTAGCACAAGAACCCTCCTCGGAGTTTTATAATAAAAGATTTTTTAGAAAAACTTAAAAAAAATTATCCTACTTAATTTATAACATTTTTTTTATTAGCAATCAAGAAATGTAACTTCTTTTGAAAAAACATTGTATGTGATATAATTAGCTGTAAATGGATAATTATATTTGGACTTATTCTTATAGGCAGGTGAATGTATATGAGTTTTAAAAATATTATCGATGAGAGAGAAAAAGGAAAGATAAGATTTGCCAAGTCTCAGGTTGAAAAGGCTTATTATTTGGGGGAATTTAAGGAAAATATCATAGCTGCTCTTCATAAAAATCAACTTGAAGAAGACAGTGTGTACACGGAGATACTAGAGGCCATGAAAGAAAAAGACGCCGTTCTTATGAAGATGAGAAGGGATGTCTCCTTGAAAAAACTTAAACCTTATATCGATGAAGCTGAAAAAGTGGGAATAAAATACCAGTTAGTAGATGGGATCTCATACAGAGGGGATGTTGCCCTTGTGATAGTTTCAGAAGAGGCTATGGAAAATTCCGATGAAGACCTGGTAATAAGAGATATGGACCAAGACTTTGTCGATGCAGGCCTTGGAGAAGAGTTCAGTAAAGCCAGAGGCAAAAAAATATGTAAAAATTGTTTTAAAGAATTGGAAGAAAAACTTCCTGATTATAGGGGTAGTTTTAAAAAAATGAGTTTTTTCGACAAAGTGATAGGGCATAAATGTCCTGTATGCGGAAAAAAATAGGAGGCATAATGGTAGAAGCATTCAGAATAAACGGCGGTAAAGAATTGAGTGGTGTTTTAGAAGTTAGCGGGGCAAAAAATGCAGCCCTTCCCATCTTGATAGGAACCCTTATAGAAAAGGGAACTTATATTATAAATAATGTACCTGACTTGCGAGATATAAAAACACTTATAAAGTTAATTGAAAGCCTGGGGATAGAGTCAGAAAGACTCGGTAAAAATTCCTATAAATTTGTAAACAAGGGACTTACAAACCTAACGGCTTCTTATGATCTGGTAAAAAAAATGAGAGCTTCATTTTTGGTTATGGGGCCTATGCTGGCACATGAGAAAAAGGCCACAGTCTCTCTACCAGGTGGCTGTGCTATAGGTGCTAGACCTGTGGATCTTCATCTGAAAGGGTTTGAAGCCATGGGAGTAAAAATACAAATAGAACATGGATATGTAGAGGCTGAAGTAGAGGAGCTGACTGGGTCCAATGTCATATTTGATTTTCCAAGTGTAGGAGCCACAGAAAATGTCATAATGGCGGCGGTAAAGGCAAAGGGAACGACAGTTCTTGAAAATGCAGCGAGAGAGCCTGAAGTGGACGATCTCTGCAACTTTCTCATAGCCATGGGTGCGAAAATAGAGGGAGTTGGAACGGGAAGACTTGTTATAGAGGGAGTGGAAAAGCTAGTTCCTTGTGAATATACAGTAATGCCAGACAGAATAGAGGCTGGGACTTATATAGTGGCGTCTCTTATGTTTGACAGTAAGATCCAGGTAAAGGGAGTTGAGAGAGTCCATATTGAGAGTTTCATGATGAAGCTAGAGGAGATGGGGGCTGTCTTTGAAATAGAGGGAGATCTTCTGAAGGTAAACTCTAAATTTGAAGATTTGAAACCTGGAAAGGTAACGACTATGCCACACCCAGGTTTCGCTACAGACCTTCAGTCACAGATGATGACTCTCATGAGCCTTATAAAGGGTCATAGTGAGATAAAAGAAACTATTTTTGAAAATAGATTTATGCATGTACCGGAGCTTAACAGAATGGGAGCAAATATTCACATAGATGGTCATGTTTCACTGATAGACGGAGTGGAGAAATTTTCATCTGCCGAGGTTATGGCAAGTGACCTGAGAGCAGGGGCTTCCCTTGTTTTAGCTGCCTTGAAGGCAGATGGACAAAGTATCGTAAACAGAATCTACCATGTGGATAGAGGTTATGAAAAGCTAGAGGAAAAACTTAAAAAAATCGGTGCAGATATAGAAAGAATTAAGGCTGAAGCTTAAACTTTATGCCATAGAGAAACAAAATATAAATTTGACTTTTTTGAGGCAATGGTGAATATTTTAATATAAAGGAGTGTTTGATGGAAAAAATTATAGGATTAAATCCTGTAACAGAGGCGTTGCAGAATCCAGAGACCAATATTGAGAAGATAGAGATCTTTAAGGGGCTCAAAGACGATAAGATAGGCAGGATAAAAGCTCTTGCATCAAAGAGAAATATAAAGATACATTTCACAGGTAAAAGAGCTGAAAATTCTCAAGGTGTAGTAGCTTTTATAAGCCAGTACGATTATTATGTGGATCTAGGGGCTTTTCTTGAGAAGGTGGCAAAAGATGAAAAATCAATAGTGCTGGTCTTAGATGGTGTCCAAGATCCTAGGAACTTCGGTGCTATTGTGAGAAGTGCTGAGATTTTTGGTGTAAAAGGGATAATAATCCCAGAAAGAAACTCGGTAAAAATAAATGAAACTGTTGTGAAGACTTCTACAGGGGCCATAGAACATGTGGATATAATAAAAGTCACCAATATTTCTGAGGCTATTCAAAAGCTTAAAAAACTGGATTACTGGGTCTATGGAGCCGAAGGTAGCGGCGAAAAATGCTATTATGAAGAAAAATATCCAAACAGGACTGTTCTCGTGATGGGGGGAGAGGGAGCGGGAATAAGAAAAAAAGTAAAGGAAAACTGTGATATTTTAGTAAATATTCCTATGTACGGAAAAATAAATTCATTGAATGTTTCTGTTGCAGGGGGGATACTTCTTTCTGAAATTGCAAAGAAGATATATTAAAATTTTAGAATTAGTGTGTTCTCTTGGTTAGGGTATAGGGGTTAAGGGGGTATTCTATGGCGGTTGAAATGATTACTGATGAAATTTTGACAGAGGCTCAAAATGGTGATCAAGAAGCGGTTAGAAAGGTTTTTGATTATTACAAAAATTTTGTTTTTTTGAAAGCTAAGAATTACTTTTTAATTGGAGCAGACAGGGACGATCTGGTTCAGGAAGGTATGATAGGTCTGTTGAAAGCTATAAGGGCCTACGATACGGAAAAAGCTGCATCTTTTAAAACCTTTGCAACCATTTGTATAAAAAGGCAGCTTATCACAGCAATAAAGTCTGCCAATTCACAAAAGAATTTTGCACTGAATTCTTCAGTGGGAATATACAACGACTCTAATGAAGATAGGGAAGTCCCTTATGCTAGAGGCCTAGAATCCTATGTTACATACAACCCTGAAGAGATGTACCTCACAAAAGAACAGATCACCGGACTAAAAGAGCATCTACAGAGTACCTTGAGTGAATTTGAAAACGAAGTTTTTCAATATATGCTTCTAGGTCATACCTATAAAGAGATATCTAGGAAGCTAGACAAAAAGGTGAAATCTGTGGATAATGCTATACAGAGGATAAAAAGAAAAAGTGAAGCCTGGCTAGAAACATATAGAAAGGCTTAAAAACAAAGGGCTACCTTTTAGGAGGAGGCCCTTTTTATCTTGAGGATTTTTTTTATTTGTGGTATATTTATATGAAAAATGATTTTATAAAAAGGGAGTGAAACCTGTGAGGGAATACGATTTTAAGAGTATAGAATCAAAATGGCAGGAGAAATGGAAACAGGACAACATTTTTAAAACCGATAATAAGGTAGAGGGAAAAGAAAATTACTATGTTCTTGAAATGCTTCCCTATCCATCTGGAAAGCTTCATATGGGACATGTTAGGAATTATACAATAGGGGATGTAATAGCGAGATATAAAAAGATGAAGGGGTATAATGTACTTCATCCTATGGGATGGGATTCCTTTGGTCTTCCTGCTGAAAATGCAGCCATACAAAATGGGGCACACCCTGCAGTATGGACAAAATCAAATATTGAAAATATGACAACGCAGCTTAAAAGCCTTGGGTTTTCATATGACTGGGATAGAGAGTTAGCCTCTTACAGAGATGATTATTATAGATGGAATCAATGGATTTTTAAAAGAATGTACGAGAAAGGTCTTGTGTACAAGAAAAAATCTTCTGTAAACTGGTGTCCAGATTGTCAGACTGTTCTTGCAAATGAGCAGGTAGAGGATGGCAAGTGCTGGAGACATTCTAAAACCGATGTTATTCAAAAAGAGCTTGAGCAGTGGTATTTTAAAATAACAAACTATGCCGATGAACTTTTAGAAGGGCATAAAGAACTAAAAGGCGGATGGCCTGAAAAAGTAATTACAATGCAGAAAAACTGGATCGGAAAATCTTATGGAACAGAGGTTAATTTTAAGGTTGTGGAAAACGGAGAGGACCTTTCTGTTTTTACAACGAGAGTCGACACACTTTGTGGAGTTACTTATTGTGTTATAGCACCAGAGCACCCTATGGTAAATGAGATTATAAAGTCTAATCCGGGCATAAAAGAAGCTGTGACAGCTATGACAAGTGAAGATGTTATAAACAGAACTGCAGAAGGAAAGGAAAAAAACGGAGTATTCACAGGGTGGCATGTTATAAATCCTGCAAACAATGAAAAGGTTCAACTTTGGATAGGGGACTATGTACTTATGGGATACGGTACTGGAGCTGTAATGGCTGTTCCTTGTCACGATGAAAGAGATCTTATGTTTGCCAAAAAATATGATCTTCCTCTAAGAGTTGTAATAAATCCTGTAAACAAAAAAACTAAAGAAGAAGTAATACTAAAAGAAGATGAAATGACAGAAGCCTTTACAGACTACGGAGTCATAACTAATTCTGGAGATTTTAACGGACTATCGTCTAAAGAGGCTCTTGTTAAAATTGCTGAATATTTGGAAGAGAAAAACTGCGGGAAAAGAACTATAAATTATAGACTGAAAGACTGGGGAGTATCTAGACAGAGATATTGGGGGACACCTATTCCAGCACTTTACTGTGAAAAATGTGGGACTGTTATGGAAAAGGATGAAAACCTTCCTGTAAAACTTCCTGGGGATGTTATTTTTAGTGGTAATGGAAATCCAATAGAAACATCAGAAGAATTTAAAAATGCCGTTTGTCCTGAGTGTGGAGGAAAGGCTAAGAGAGAAACAGATACAATGGATACCTTTGTAGATTCTTCTTGGTATTTCTTGAGATACTGTGATCCTAAAAATACAGAACTTCCCTTTGATAAAGATATAGCTGACGGTTGGTTTCCTGTAGATCAATATATCGGTGGGGTAGAACATGCTGTTATGCATCTTCTCTATGCTAGATTTTTCCACAAAGTTTTAAGAGATTTAGGGCTTTTGTCTACAAATGAGCCATTTAAAAGACTTCTTACTCAAGGAATGGTTTTAGGTCCGTCATACTTCTCAGCTAATGAGAATAGGTATCTTTATTCTGGAGAAGTAGAATTTTCCGGTGATAAAGTTTTAGCTAAAACAACAGGAGAAGAGTTAGTTGTCAAGGTTGAAAAGATGTCTAAATCAAAAAATAACGGGGTTGACCCGGAAAATATAGTTGCTACTTACGGAGCAGACACAGCTAGATTATTTACAATGTTTGCCTCTCCTCCTGAAAAAGAGCTTGAGTGGAACGAAAACGGATTGGCTGGATCTTATAGATTCCTAAACAGAGTGTGGAGAATGGTAAGTGAAAGCAAAGCTTTCTTTGAAGCTGGATCTATAAACCTTGAAAAGTTAAATAAGGCTGATAAAGCGATATTGAGAAAATTACACCAAACTATAAAAAAAGTGACAGAATCCATAGAAAACGATTACCATTTTAATACTTCAATAGCTTCAAATATGGAGCTAATAAATGAACTTCAGGACTATAAGGTAAATGTTTTAGAAAAGGGAGATATTACTTCAGAATCTAAAAAGCTATTTACGGAAGCCGTAAACAAAATGGTTGTTATGCTCTCACCTTTTGTTCCTCATATATGTGATGAACTCTGGTCAGAGTTGGGGAATGAAGGTTTCCTTTTTGAAGAAAACTGGCCTGAACATGTTGAGGAATTAACTGTTTCAGACGAGGTATCTATAGCGGTGCAGGTAAACGGAAAAGTAAGAGGAGCTGTGCAGGTAACTAGAGGAACATCCAAAGAGGAACTTGAAAAAATGGCCCTTGAAATGGAAAATGTAAAAAAACATATCCAAGATAAAAATATAGTTAAAATGATTATTATACCAGAAAAAATAGTAAACATTGTTGTAAAATAAGGCTGCTTTTGCAGCTTTATTTTATATTGCCAAGGGAGTTGGTTGTGTTGGATAGAAAAAAACATATGAAAAAAATTAAGAGGATTGTTGTTAAAGTTGGGACCTCGACTTTAACACATGAAAATGGACTTCTCAACATTTGGAGAATAGAAAAACTGGTAAGAACTCTTTCGGATCTGGCTAATTTGGACTATGAAATAATCCTTGTTACATCTGGAGCTGTAGGTGCTGGAATGGGTGTCTTAAAATTGGATGAAAAGCCAAAGACTCTTGATGAAAAACAAGCCGTAGCTGCAGTTGGGCAGGTTTCTCTTATCCATCTTTATAGAAAGCTTTTTTCTGAATATGGAAAAAATATAGCTCAACTTCTCGTCAATGGAGAGGATATATCCAAAAGAAACAGATATATCAATATAAGGAATACTTTTTCTGCTTTATTTGACAAAAAGGTAATACCTATAGTCAATGAAAATGATGCAGTGGCCGTAGAAGAGATTAAGGTGGGAGACAATGATACCCTTTCAGCTTATGCTGCAAGTGCCGTAGATGCAGACCTTTTAATTTTGCTGTCTGATATAGACGGTCTTTATACATCAAATCCCAGACAAGATAAAAATGCTAAATTTATAAGTGTGGTGGAAGAGATAGATGAAAGTATCTATTCCATAGCTTCAGGTGCCGGCGGTTCCAAATTTGGTACTGGTGGAATGCATACAAAAATAAAAGCCGGAGAAATAGCAACTAAACTGGGTGTCGATATGATAATCGCTAACGGAGAATGTCCTGAAATAATCAGGGACATCTTAAATGGAGAGGAGAAAGGGACCCTGTTTTTAGGGGCGAAGGATATATCGGCAAAAAAACACTGGATATGGTATGGAGGGAAAATCAAAGGAACTATCTATATAGACAGTGGAGCTGAAAAGGCACTTTATGATAAGAATAGCCTTTTATCAGTTGGAGTTGTAAGGGTAGATGGAAGTTTTGTTGAGGGAGATATAATTGCTATAAAAAATTCTGAAGAAGAACTGGTGGCGAAAGGGATAGTCAACTATGCTTCGTCAGAGGTAGAGCTTATAATTGGGAAACACAGCGATGAAATAGAGGATACCCTGGGATACAAGGGATATGACTCTGTGGTTCATATAAACAATCTACATCTATTAAAGGAGGTATAAAATGGATAATTACATACTTGAGATAGGTAAAAAAGCCAAGGAAGCATCTAAAATACTTGCAGGTATTGATACAAGGACTAAAAATAGGGCTTTAATGTCTGTAGTTGATGCACTTCTTGAAAATTCTGAAATTATCAAAGAAGAAAATGAAAAGGATCTAAAAGCCGCCAGAGAAAAAGGTATTTCAGAATCCTTTATAGACAGGCTCACCCTTACAGATGAAAGGATAAAGAGCATGGCTAACGGGGTCTGGGAGATCGCTAGCTTCAGTGATCCGGTTGGAGAAATAGTCAAAGGCTTTCCCCATGAAAATGGCATGAAAATATCAGAAGTGAGGGTTCCGTTGGGAGTTCTGGCTATGATATATGAATCTAGGCCGAATGTAACAGTTGATGCGGCGGCACTTGCTCTTAAATCTGGGAATTCGATTATCTTGAGAGGGGGAAGTGATGCGGCCCACAGCAACGGAATCTTGGAAAAAATATTTGTGGATGCTATAACAAAAGAAGGAGTGCCAGAGGGAGCAGTGCAGCTTATAAAGAATCCTGACAGGGCTCTTGTGAATGAACTTGTGAGGTTAAATAATTATGTAGATGTAGCTATACCTCGTGGTGGAGTGGGACTCAAAAAGGCGATAATTGCAAATGCCACAGTTCCTGTAATTGAAACTGGAGCAGGTGTATGCCATCTTTATATTGATTCTAGAGCGGCAATAGAGAAAGCCTTGAATATAGCCATAAATGCAAAAACTCAGAGACCAGGTGTGTGTAATGCAATAGAAACTCTGCTTATTCATAGGGATTCTTTAGGAAGGATTATTCCTTTCTTGGCAGAGGCTTTTATTACAAATGGAGTGGAAATCAGAGCTGATGAAGAGGCTCTTCAGTTTATACCTGGGGCCAAGGCTGCAGTGGAAGAGGACTGGAACACAGAGTATTTAGGCCTCACAATATCCATAAAAACTGTAGGGGGTATAGAGGAAGCTATAAGGCATATAGACAAGTACGGAACAAAACATTCTGAGGCAATAGTAACAGAAAGTTATGAAATGGCTGAAAAATTTCTAAATGAAGTAGACGCAGCTGCTGTATATGTCAATGCCTCTACACGTTTTACTGACGGGGGAGAATTTGGATTTGGGGGAGAGATCGGCATAAGCACTCAGAAACTCCATGCTCGTGGGCCTATGGGAGTGAGAGCACTTACTACCACCAAATATATGATCAGAGGAAATGGACAGATAAGATAAGTTTTTAAAGAACATGTATCACGAAAGTTTTTAGAATTAGCTTAATTTATATAGAACCACCCAATAAGGCCTCTGCTAAATTTAGCAGAGGCCTTGTTGGGAGAATAACCAATATAATCAATGGAAAGCTTGATTTAGTAGGCTTTTATCGCTAGAAAATGCTGTTTAAAAAAGGCTGTTGGACAAGCTTTTTATAAAAAATAGAAATAATTTTAAAAAAAGTTTGACTGAAAAAGGGATATGTGATAATATTAATCCTGTCGCAAGGGGCCAATAAGGCTCGGCAGACAGAAGAAAAGGACATTAGCAATTAAATAGAGAAGGAAGTCAAAAGAATGTCAGATATGACATAAAGAAGTCCAAACAAGATTTGGACCAAGTTAGGTGTTAATAATCTCGCAAGAGATTTAAATAAACTTTTTGAATGAAGAGTTTGATCCTGGCTCAGGATGAACGCTGACAGAATGCTTAACACATGCAAGTCGACTGGAATTCACCTTCGGGTGATAGTACGGTGGCGGACGGGTGAGTAACGCGTAAAGAACTTGCCCTCTAGACTGGGACAACTGTTGGAAACGACAGCTAATACCGGATATTATGGAACTGCGGCATCGTGGAACTATGAAAGGCTATATGCGCTAGAGGAGAGCTTTGCGTCCCATTAGTTAGTTGGTAGGGTAATGGCCTACCAAGACGATGATGGGTAGCCGGCCTGAGAGGGTGATCGGCCACAAGGGGACTGAGACACGGCCCTTACTCCTACGGGAGGCAGCAGTGGGGAATATTGGACAATGGACTAAAAGTCTGATCCAGCAATTCTGTGTGCACGATGAAGGTTTTCGGATCGTAAAGTGCTTTCAGGTGGGAAGAAGAAAGTGACGGTACCACCAGAAGAAGCGATGGCTAAATACGTGCCAGCAGCCGCGGTAATACGTATGTCGCAAGCGTTATCCGGAATTATTGGGCGTAAAGCGCGTCTAGGCGGCCTTTTAAGTCTGATGTGAAAATGCGGGGCTCAACTCCGTATTGCGTTGGAAACTGGAAGGCTAGAGTATCAGAGAGGTGGGCGGAACTACAAGTGTAGAGGTGAAATTCGTAGATATTTGTAGGAATGCCGATGGGGAAGCCAGCTCACTGGATGAATACTGACGCTAAAGCGCGAAAGCGTGGGGAGCAAACGGGATTAGATACCCCGGTAGTCCACGCCGTAAACGATGATCACTAAGTGTGGGGGGTCGAACCTCCGTGCTCAAGCTAACGCGATAAGTGATCCGCCTGGGGAGTACGTACGCAAGTATGAAACTCAAAGGAATTGACGGGGACCCGCACAAGCGGTGGAGCATGTGGTTTAATTCGACGCAACGCGAGGAACCTTACCAGCCCTTGACATCCCAAGAACTTAGCAGAGATGCTTTGGTGCCTTTTCGGAGGAACTTGGTGACAGGTGGTGCATGGCTGTCGTCAGCTCGTGTCGTGAGATGTTGGGTTAAGTCCCGCAACGAGCGCAACCCCTATCGTATGTTACCATCATTAAGTTGGGGACTCATGCGAGACTGCCTGCGACGAGCAGGAGGAAGGTGGGGATGACGTCAAGTCATCATGCCCCTTATGGGCTGGGCTACACACGTGCTACAATGGACAATACAGAGGGTAGCGATCCCGCGAGGGGGAGCCAATCTCAGAAAGTTGTTCTTAGTTCGGATCGCAGTCTGCAACTCGACTGCGTGAAGTTGGAATCGCTAGTAATCGCGAATCAGCAATGTCGCGGTGAATACGTTCTCGGGTCTTGTACACACCGC
Encoded proteins:
- a CDS encoding glutamate-5-semialdehyde dehydrogenase, whose product is MDNYILEIGKKAKEASKILAGIDTRTKNRALMSVVDALLENSEIIKEENEKDLKAAREKGISESFIDRLTLTDERIKSMANGVWEIASFSDPVGEIVKGFPHENGMKISEVRVPLGVLAMIYESRPNVTVDAAALALKSGNSIILRGGSDAAHSNGILEKIFVDAITKEGVPEGAVQLIKNPDRALVNELVRLNNYVDVAIPRGGVGLKKAIIANATVPVIETGAGVCHLYIDSRAAIEKALNIAINAKTQRPGVCNAIETLLIHRDSLGRIIPFLAEAFITNGVEIRADEEALQFIPGAKAAVEEDWNTEYLGLTISIKTVGGIEEAIRHIDKYGTKHSEAIVTESYEMAEKFLNEVDAAAVYVNASTRFTDGGEFGFGGEIGISTQKLHARGPMGVRALTTTKYMIRGNGQIR